The genomic stretch CTTTATGATTTGATTGAGAGTTCAAAAAAACTAGAGAACCCGCTTTTGCGCTATTAATTAAGTATTTCTCTAAAGTAAGTGAGACGTCTGCAAAATTTTTCACTTCACCATCTTCTAAAAACAATCCCTTTTTACATAGATTCCTAACCATCGCAAGATTATGACTCACAAACAACACCGTTCTCCCCTCCTTTTGACTGACATCCTCCATTTTACCTAAGCATTTCTGCTGAAACTCAAAATCCCCAACCGCCAATACCTCATCAATAATCAAAATCTCAGGTTCCAAATGGGCTGCTACAGAGAATCCCAACCTGACCCGCATACCTGAAGAATAGAACTTGACCGGGGTATCCACATACTTTTCTACCCCTGAAAAGTCTATAATTTCATCCAATTTTCGGTCGATTTCCTTTTTGGTCATCCCAAGGATGGTCCCGTTCATATAGATGTTTTCCCGACCTGTCAGCTCGGGATGGAATCCGGTACCGACTTCCAATAGGGCGGCTACACGACCATTCATTTCTATCCTACCGGAAGTGGGTTCAGTGATTTTGGATAAAATCTTGAGCAAAGTAGATTTACCTGCCCCATTCTTACCGATAATTCCCAATACTTCTCCCTGCTTGACTTCAAAGCTTACATCTTTGAGTGCCCAGTGTACAGACTCGCTATCCTCCCCGAATTTGCCAAGGCTTTTGATACGCTTAAAGTTCTCTACCGGGGCTTTGAAGTTATTCCAAAGTTGCTGGGCAAAGGTATCCGCCTTTTTTTCCTGCAGGCCAATTCGGTAGCGTTTGGAAAGGTTTTCTACTTTGATGATGGTGTCAGACATTCTTTGAAAAGCAAAAGGATAAATTCAGAAAGCTGAAAAGTTTAATTTGGGTTTTAAGCGACATCAGCGAACACTTTCTCCATCCTTCGGAAATATAACAGTCCAAAAACAAACAGTAAACCAGCCACTATAGCCCCTGGCCAGATCCACTCCCAAGGCATGGGA from Algoriphagus sp. NG3 encodes the following:
- a CDS encoding ABC transporter ATP-binding protein; amino-acid sequence: MSDTIIKVENLSKRYRIGLQEKKADTFAQQLWNNFKAPVENFKRIKSLGKFGEDSESVHWALKDVSFEVKQGEVLGIIGKNGAGKSTLLKILSKITEPTSGRIEMNGRVAALLEVGTGFHPELTGRENIYMNGTILGMTKKEIDRKLDEIIDFSGVEKYVDTPVKFYSSGMRVRLGFSVAAHLEPEILIIDEVLAVGDFEFQQKCLGKMEDVSQKEGRTVLFVSHNLAMVRNLCKKGLFLEDGEVKNFADVSLTLEKYLINSAKAGSLVFLNSQSNHKEIYINRFEIVDYLKTGANVEFSIEVKSLVLERMVEFAITITTIENQPILQFYSGHVGQVFKLKKGINRITSNIDSLPLISGIYYLNLWLGSKGVAYDFLPKIMKIEVSPGEIIQNGPVCTFNGYPVITNSQWNLI